Proteins found in one Oncorhynchus mykiss isolate Arlee chromosome 17, USDA_OmykA_1.1, whole genome shotgun sequence genomic segment:
- the map1lc3c gene encoding microtubule-associated proteins 1A/1B light chain 3C: protein MMPPFEKPQHPKSFKQRKSFATRKQEVAGIRTKFPTKIPVIIERYQREKYLPPLDKTKFLVPQELSMTQFVTIIRNRMSLMQSQAFYLLINNSGLASMSLTMAQVYKDHKDDDGFLYMTYASQEMFGYCVEIHEESVPIAGNV from the exons ATGATGCCGCCATTTGAGAAACCACAGCACCCCAAGTCCTTCAAGCAGAGAAAAAGCTTTG CCACGAGAAAACAGGAGGTCGCGGGGATCCGAACGAAGTTTCCAACTAAAATCCCG GTTATAATTGAACGGTATCAACGGGAGAAGTACTTGCCGCCTCTTGATAAAACGAAATTCCTGGTCCCACAAGAACTTTCCATGACTCAGTTTGTTACCATTATAAG AAATCGTATGTCTCTGATGCAGAGTCAAGCATTCTACCTGCTCATCAATAATAGCGGCCTGGCCAGCATGTCTCTTACCATGGCGCAAGTCTACAAGGACCACAAAGATGACGATGGATTTCTCTACATGACATATGCTTCTCAAGAAATGTTTGGTTATTGTGTTGAAATCCACGAAGAGTCAGTGCCAATTGCTGGGAATGTTTGA